Proteins found in one Arachis stenosperma cultivar V10309 chromosome 8, arast.V10309.gnm1.PFL2, whole genome shotgun sequence genomic segment:
- the LOC130946122 gene encoding protein FAR1-RELATED SEQUENCE 6-like, with protein MGGNALKGFVTDQCASMKRALEACMPTTVHRWCIWHIMKKIPSKLNGYKGHADIEQEMSHVVSNSHSKDSFDRNWNDFLLNFGLADNKWLSGSKQRENQTLQIFIRSYRMQPNPLLKLSFKMRTLMQSLRKSKHNSEERRIASPD; from the exons atgggaggaaaCGCTCTGAAAGGGTTTGTCACCGATCAGTGCGCATCAATGAAAAGGGCTTTAGAGGCCTGTATGCCAACAACAGTTCACCGctggtgtatttggcacatcatgaagaagattccaagcaaattaaatGGGTACAAGGGACATGCTGATATCGAACAAGAAATGAGCCATGTTGTTTCGAACTCTCATAGCAAAGACTCATTCGATAGGAATTGGAACGATTTTCTGCTAAATTTTGGTCTTgcggacaacaagtggctttcag GgagcaagcagagagagaatcagaCGCTGCAGATTTTCATACGGTCATACCGTATGCAACCAAATCCTCTATTGAAACTCAGTTTCAAGATGCGTACACTCATGCAAAGTTTAAGAAAGTCCAAGCACAATTCAGAGGAAAGGCGAATTGCATCACCAGATTAA